A portion of the Corynebacterium occultum genome contains these proteins:
- the dnaG gene encoding DNA primase, which translates to MNKGRIPESDIQAIRERTPIEEIVGDYVQLKPAGADSLKGLSPFKDEKTPSFHVRPNRGYFHCFSTGEGGDVFSFLMKMEHISFPEAVEACAEKIGFHINYQGGGPGRREEPGTRQRLIAANKAAHAFYREQLETPPAAKAREFLLARGFSVEHIHEFECGYAPEGWDTMTKVLLRQGFDFKELEAAGLSKMGKRGPIDQFHRRLLWPIKNLSGDVIGFGARKLFDDDNMGKYMNTRDTLLYNKSKVLFGLDKAKRDIAKSHQAVVVEGYTDVMAMHAAGVTTAVASCGTAFGEEHLQMLRRLMLDDNYFRGELIYTFDGDEAGQKAAMKAFEGDQKFTGQSFVAVAPEGMDPCDLRLERGDAAVRDLVASREPMFEFVIQAMLKDFRLDTVEGRLQALRRTVPVVAGIRDRALQAEYARLLSGWVGWNDPGEVLQQVRDETRRPKRAEPQLRRARRFDSDQAQPVREEKPALILPNRRDPRLWPERESLKIALQYPELAGSYFDGLAPDTFSNEAYRMVREAITAAGGCATAHEGVDWLAAVSGQMADLVGSSLVSELVVESIQIEPENLNGYVDSVLSRLQEARVGNQIAQLKGQLQRMRPSDDEAAYNSLFADLVALEQARRELNDRALRG; encoded by the coding sequence ATGAACAAGGGGAGAATTCCCGAGAGTGATATTCAGGCGATCCGGGAGCGCACTCCGATTGAGGAGATCGTGGGCGACTACGTCCAGCTCAAGCCGGCGGGCGCGGATTCCCTGAAGGGACTCTCGCCCTTCAAGGATGAGAAGACCCCCTCCTTTCACGTCCGCCCCAACCGTGGCTACTTCCACTGCTTCTCCACCGGTGAGGGCGGAGATGTCTTCAGCTTCCTGATGAAGATGGAACACATCTCCTTTCCTGAGGCCGTGGAGGCCTGCGCTGAGAAGATCGGTTTTCACATCAATTACCAGGGGGGTGGGCCAGGGCGACGCGAGGAACCCGGCACCCGGCAGCGACTGATCGCCGCCAACAAGGCCGCCCACGCCTTCTACCGGGAACAGCTGGAAACCCCACCGGCAGCCAAGGCGCGGGAGTTCCTGCTGGCCCGCGGTTTCTCCGTCGAGCACATCCACGAATTTGAGTGCGGTTACGCCCCCGAGGGCTGGGACACCATGACCAAGGTGTTGCTGCGCCAGGGTTTCGACTTCAAGGAACTTGAGGCAGCCGGGCTGTCCAAGATGGGCAAGCGCGGCCCCATCGACCAATTCCACCGCCGCCTGCTTTGGCCCATCAAGAACCTCTCCGGGGATGTCATCGGCTTCGGTGCCCGCAAACTCTTCGATGATGACAACATGGGCAAGTACATGAACACCCGTGACACCCTCCTCTACAACAAGTCCAAGGTGCTCTTCGGCCTGGATAAGGCCAAACGGGACATCGCCAAGAGCCATCAGGCCGTGGTGGTGGAGGGGTACACCGATGTGATGGCCATGCACGCCGCCGGGGTGACCACCGCCGTCGCCTCCTGTGGCACCGCCTTCGGCGAGGAACACCTCCAGATGCTGCGTCGCCTCATGCTCGATGACAATTACTTCCGCGGCGAACTCATCTACACCTTCGACGGTGATGAAGCCGGCCAGAAGGCCGCCATGAAAGCTTTTGAGGGCGACCAGAAATTCACCGGCCAATCCTTCGTTGCCGTCGCCCCGGAAGGCATGGACCCCTGTGACCTGCGCCTGGAGCGTGGCGACGCCGCGGTTCGGGACCTCGTGGCCTCTCGCGAGCCCATGTTCGAATTCGTCATCCAGGCCATGCTCAAGGACTTCCGGTTGGACACCGTGGAGGGTCGTCTCCAGGCTTTGAGACGCACCGTACCTGTTGTCGCCGGCATCCGGGACCGCGCCCTCCAGGCTGAATATGCGCGCCTGCTCTCCGGCTGGGTCGGTTGGAATGATCCGGGTGAGGTGCTGCAGCAGGTCCGTGATGAAACCCGACGCCCCAAGCGTGCGGAACCCCAACTGCGCCGCGCACGTCGCTTTGACAGCGATCAGGCCCAGCCGGTGCGGGAAGAAAAGCCCGCTCTGATCCTGCCCAACCGTCGCGATCCAAGGCTCTGGCCGGAACGCGAAAGCCTCAAGATCGCCCTACAGTACCCCGAACTGGCGGGAAGCTACTTCGATGGATTAGCCCCAGATACCTTCAGCAATGAGGCCTACCGGATGGTGCGCGAAGCCATCACCGCCGCTGGGGGATGTGCCACCGCGCATGAGGGCGTGGACTGGCTTGCAGCAGTGTCCGGGCAGATGGCGGACCTGGTGGGAAGCTCCCTGGTCAGCGAGCTGGTGGTGGAAAGCATCCAGATCGAGCCGGAAAACCTCAACGGCTACGTGGACAGTGTGCTTTCCCGGCTGCAGGAAGCCCGGGTGGGCAACCAGATCGCCCAGCTGAAGGGGCAACTGCAGCGCATGCGGCCCAGCGATGATGAAGCGGCCTATAACTCCCTCTTCGCGGACCTCGTGGCGCTGGAGCAGGCTCGACGCGAGCTTAATGATCGGGCACTGCGGGGTTAG
- a CDS encoding ribonuclease domain-containing protein, with protein MAKQNSRKTGWTLGSVVALIIAVGAAWFGLGPENQSNENTSAAAPSSAAESTATPDTSQGSCALATLPREAAEVVETIQVGGPFDYPDNDGVHFGNYEGYLPQEHSNFYREYTVDTPGLNHRGPRRIVTGGGTDIDPETWYYTADHYESFCEIPDAE; from the coding sequence ATGGCGAAGCAGAATTCCCGAAAAACTGGGTGGACGCTCGGCTCCGTGGTCGCCCTCATCATCGCGGTGGGGGCAGCCTGGTTCGGACTGGGTCCGGAGAATCAGAGCAATGAGAACACCTCAGCCGCAGCCCCCAGCTCAGCAGCCGAGAGCACTGCCACCCCGGACACCTCCCAAGGCAGCTGTGCCCTGGCGACCTTGCCCAGGGAAGCCGCTGAGGTGGTCGAGACCATCCAGGTCGGTGGTCCCTTCGACTACCCGGACAATGATGGCGTGCACTTCGGCAATTATGAGGGTTATCTCCCCCAGGAACACTCCAACTTCTACCGGGAGTACACCGTGGACACCCCAGGGTTGAACCATCGGGGGCCGCGCCGCATCGTCACCGGTGGTGGCACGGACATCGACCCTGAGACCTGGTACTACACCGCCGATCACTATGAGTCCTTCTGCGAGATTCCCGATGCTGAATAA